Below is a genomic region from Prunus persica cultivar Lovell chromosome G3, Prunus_persica_NCBIv2, whole genome shotgun sequence.
GTATAAATACAGATTGCTTCCATTTGACTTGATCTGCACTTTCAGAGTTCTCAGAGTCACTGCGTGAAATGGGTGCTTGTCTACTGGAGAAAACTGCATTGCACGATGATGAAGAGAGTGGTAAGTCAATCAAAGTATATGAccctggttttgttttgttttttctgtgAGAAGGAGGTGGGTAAACCATCAGTCTTCTTTTTATTACCCCATAGCTAAGGTTATCAGAAGCAAAATAATTTTCTGGAGTCGAACACCAAATATTTGTATTATCAtgaatttggattttgagGATTTTAAATTACATATGCCTTGTACTTTAATTGAAATGCAGGCAAAGTTTTTCTGATGCTTGGGAAGGTGCAGTTTGAActtcaaaaacttgttgaTAGCTATGTGAGTTCCTACTGTTGTTTTGCGCACAGCATGccatttattaaaataattttctttcattgcAATACCTTCACCTTAACCTAGCGTTAACTAATTGTTTTCTTTACTGCAGCGCTCTCATATATTTTTGACAATTACAAACCCATCAGAGTCTCTTCTCAATGAACTTCGAACAGTCGAGGTTTGCTCTTGTGGATTCTCTTATTTACTGATTACCTTACCAGATGGTTTTTCAATAAAACCTTAATCGCCTGCAGCTATTATACATGTTTCTATCCTAGAGGTTTCTGCTGTAATTTGATTATTAGGTGCTCTAGCTGTATTACAAATCAGAAGGAATTTCCAGTGCCTGTGGCATTCACACTTGCACAAAATCGTTACccttttttaataaaagaaaaatccttaCTTATTTTACTAGCACATAAGGCACCATTTAACAGCAGTCTGAGAATAATAGGTTAGGCATgccaaaaaaaaggaaaaaaaaaacacaagtcTGAGAATAATATGCCATGTCCTAGGTGCAGGCTTGGCAATTAGTTTTTTGAAAACTGTAACCTGTAATCATATCGTGAAGATGTAGGCTTTAAACGTTCAATGCAAACCACACCTACCTTTTTGAACCTTAGAGGTGTTCCCTTTGTCGAGGTCTCATTTCCTTTGCTTGTGTATCACTAATTGTCCTTTCTTGTTATCTGATGCAGGAAATGAAACGACAATGCGACGAAAAAAGGTCTATTCCGTTCTCTTTTAACTATTTTTACTTAATTGAAGTGAATTTCTTCTGAATTTGGTTTGTTGCATAATCTTCAGAGATGTGTATGAATACATGGTGGcacaacagaaagaaaaaggaaggtcAAAACGTGGGAAGGGTGAACATTTTTCTTTGCAGCAATTGCAAGTGGCTCATGATGAATATGACGAGGAGGCTACATTATGTGTTTTCCGATTGAAGTCTCTAAAGCAAGGACAGGCCCGAAGTCTTCTAACACAGGCAACTCGTCACCATGCTGCTCAGGTTTTCTTTATCTGTCGAACCAACATTAAAACTTCAATACCTCACGTTCTTTTGTTAGTTTGATGCAAAGTTAGCATTCTTGttctttatttgttctttgaaTCAGTTGAATTTCTTCCGGAAAGGACTTAAATCACTTGAGGCTGTTGAGCCGCATGTTAGATTTATTACAGAGGAGCAACATATTGAATATCAATTCAGTGGACTTGAAGATGATGGTGGGGATGATGGTGAGGATAACGGCGAGGATAATGGTGAGAATAGCAACGATTCTAATGAAGATGGAGAATTGAGTTTTAACTACAGATCAAGCAAGCAGGGGATTGATATCACCTCTGCATCAAGGAATTCAATGGAGGTGAGTGTCTAATGTAATTAGCAATTTGTGTTAATTGACGAGGCGCTATACCATCTCTGTTTAAAATGTTAAATTGTAACCTACCTAAATCCACCCAACTATTAATCAGCTTGGTCGTTCAGTCAAAGCAAGTGCCACTGCTGGTGGTGGTTTCAATTGTTGTTAGACTTAGTGCGCATGTTGTGAACCTTTGTGGTGATTTGAATTTCGTTGTCATGTTGTATTTTGTTCTTATGATCTGCTGGCTTATTTTTCAGGTTGATGAAGTGGGACTTTTGTCTCCTCAAGCTTCAAGAGTGGAACACGCAGATGTATGATTTCATTGTCTTTTGATTGGTAGATTTGAAACCAAACTTCAAAAGCATGAATGTTAGTCCCTGAATTTTAAATATtgtattcataatttttttttcctagcaGATAAATCTGGATAAAAATCAATGGGATCTGAGGGTCTCGAGTAGAGAACCAAGAATTGGCAGCCACTCGGCCCCAATTTTTGCAGAGAAGAAGTTTGATCCAGCTGAAAAAGCTAGACAACTGCAAGCATCAACTACACGGAAGTCTAATACATATGTGCTGCCCACTCCTATTGATGCAAAGGGTTTGATTTCCTCAAGAACAAGCAGCACGGTTCCAGTCACAAGGCCAAGTGGACGAACCCACAACTTATGGCACTCTTCCCCATTGGAAGAAAAGGATTCTGGTGATGATAACCTGTCAGGACAGACTTTCTTAAAAGCTCAGTTGGTACAAAAAGAGAGCAACAGTAATAATACCTCCACCCAACTACCTCCTCCGCTGGAGGGACTTACACTTCCACAGCTTGATACGTTTAATGCATCTGATACCAAAAAGATTAAGAGACATGCTTTCTCTGGTCCAATAACTAGTAAGTCATCAACGACAAAGCCTGTGTTATATGCTAGTGGTCCCATTGCATCAAGTGAACTACCTCAACTAGTTTCTGGAATGCTGTCTCGTTTACCAAATCCCCAACCTTCATCTCCAAAAGTATCCCCAAGTGCTTCACCTCCCCTTGTTTCTTCACCCAAGATAAGTGAGCTTCATGAGCTTCCTAGACCCCCAGGTAGTTTTGGTGTGAAACCAACAAAGTCTTCTGGATTTGTTGGTCACTCTGCTCCCTTGGTCTTGAGAAATCAAGAACTTAACGTGCCTAATAAAATCCCTTCAGTGACATCAAACATGGCATCACCTCTTCCAACTCCTCCACCATTGGTTGTCCCTAGAAGCTTCTCCATACCTTCAAGCAATCAAAGAGCAATGGCGTTGCATGTAGCAAGACATTTGGAGTCTCCTCAAGTTCCAGGCAAGGCTGAAGAAGGTGCTTCACCTCCGTTGACGCCAATTTCCCTATCAAACCTGAAACAAGTATCAACTGTTTCTGAAGTGGCCTCGCACTCTAGTCCCATCCGAGGTGAGCATGCCATTTTCAGTATTTCCTCACCAGTTGGTGTTCCCTTGTTTTTCTTAGAATTAAATTGCTCCTGCATGGCCGTGTATATATGATGGGTGTCGGATGTGGGAACAGTTCAGTCCTTCATCTTCACCATCACAGCCAATTGATCATTTTTGGTAATTCTAATTTTGAACATCTTCAGTGGATGCAGGTGGGAGCTGATATCATAAAGATTGGGTGAAGCAGTGAATTTTTTAGGTTTGCCCTTAAGATTGTTTTGGGTCTCATTGGTTTCATGTTAGGTACAGAGTACGGGTTTGTAAATATGTTGGTTGGGTGTATTGTTTAGTTTCTCATCTCAACCTTTTCCTTTACCCTTTGTTGTTGCTTATGATGAGAACTAAACTCTACGGAAATTGTGTCTTCACGATGTATCATATATGTCTTCAAATGAAGAATTTTGTTACATCTCCCATCCCATGACAAATCACCAGTGCCGTGTGTTGATCGTTGGTTTGATCTCCAAgaatgttttttattattattttaaatgaaCTAGAATGGACTTTATAAGTCGGCCCAATCTTAATCTAGCCCATTTCAAACGTACGTGGTTTGCACCTGACGGTCGTCGACTTCTAGCGTTATGAGTAAGGAGACGGCGTCGTTTTTTGAgatgtttaaaaccaacgtGTCATCTTCTCAGTCTCCTCGGGGGATAAGGAAATGACAGTTTTTGACAGTTACATGACTGTTTAAGTCGTTAACAACTCAACGTTTTATAatcccttcccttcccttctGAGTCTCCTGAGTGTACCACCGAGGAAGGAAGCAAGCGGTGAAATAAGCAAAGCCAGTGACAGTGAGCCATGGAGATAACAAGGACCCTCCTCCATTCCTCTTGCTCTAAGCTCCCATTCCAAAATCCCTTCCTCCACTTTCAATCTCAAGTGGTGGCTTCGAGTTTCTCAAGCCGACGTGAGATAACAAAGACCTCCTCAATTCCCATTATATCTCGCACCCACTTCCGAAAACCCGTCGCAGCGTCATGCTCTGCCTCCGATGGCAGCAATTCCAGTCAGTTCTTCTCTTACCCtttcttttatataatttttcttaGATTCTCCATCTTTCCataaatttatgattttttgctTTCACGCATGCCAAGTGTTTGATAATTGCTTCTGTTCTGGCCTTGGTcagtttgatttgatttgtaaTTACTTGATATTAATTTCTACTGCGATCCTTTTTCAAATCCTGACACTCACGACTCATCTCTTTTCTGACTTCGTCTTGTTTAAAGGTTCAGCAACCAAGGTTTCTGTAGCTGACCCCTCTGTTGCATTGAAGGTGAGATCTCTCATTCTCTTGGAAACAATAAGATTTGACAAGACATGGAAACCCATGCCAATTAACAGGGCTAAAATTTGGGtttccctttttctctttctttcaacTTTCTATGAAAACCAAAAGGGGCTTCATGGATTCGCTCGTGTTTTATGATGATCACGGGTTGACTATTATTCTAGGCTGGTTGAATTTtcaaaactaattaatttgcTTCTGGTTTAAAGTGCTGATTGTAACTGTTCAGTTTTAATTCAGAAGAAGGCAATGGATATATCCCCCGAACTCAAAGGAACTTCCATATTTCTTGTGGGTAAGCATTACTTAATGCTTTGTATTGTAAAGCATTCAATACTCAAATCTtgtgatgatccagtctgTACTTACACATATCCTCTCCTTTTTGGCGGAAAGGCATGAAGAGCTCCATAAAAACTAGTTTGGGGAAACTCCTAGCCAATGTGTTACGGTATTATTACTTTGACAGGTACCTATATATGCTATATATTTTAAAGATCAGGATAAGCTTCTTTGCTCTAGATGTATCAGCTGAACCTGTAATTTGTGTTCTTCTATAACCAGTGATAGTTTGGTTGAGGAAGCTGCTGGCGGTGAATCTGCTGCCAAATCTCTAAGGGAGACTGATAAGAATGGTTTTCATGAGTCTGAGGTGATAGTTTTCGAcatatttgttgttttctccCGCCATACTTTGAATAGAAGTTCACTTGTTATTACTCCAAGTAAACAAAGTATCTGTGGCTGACGAAGCTGCCTGAAGCCAACACTACAGCTCTCATGAAACATATTCTGAAAATTGGATTGCTGACTTATCGATGCAGATTATTTGGTTCGTTTTATGTATATCTAAATTGACATGTTTCTGCAGACTGAAGTATTGAAGCAATTATCATCCATGGGTCGATTGGTGGTTTGTGCTGGAGATGGTGCGGTTCAGAGTTCAGCTAATCTGTAGGATTATCAAAGAACTCTTTGCTGATATTATTATTGATATATTTATCGTGGTTAATGCTAGCTGTGCAATTTTGACTCACTTCAGAACATATGTAGGGCTCTTCTGAGATATGGGATCTCCATATGGATTGATATACCTGTAGACTTGGTTGCGAGGGGGGTGATCGAAGATCAAAGTCAGCTTCCTGCGTTCAACCTATCTGCTTCAGCATCTTATCCAGAGGTCAACTCTTCCTCCTCAAAATTATAACTGTATACAACCTGCTTCTTTGTCCTCAGAAGGAAAGTAAATTGACTATaccatttaatttaattgcgTGGGGGGAGGAAAGAAACCCCTGTTGCGTAGCTGCATCTTCCTGATAATTGACACTTTTGATGTATGATAACCAGGTTTTGACTCACCTAAGTACTTCAAATGAAGAAGTCAGAGGTGGATATGAAACAGCTGATGCAACGATTTCCGTTGAAAGTATATCTCCGTGACCTTTTCTTGTTCTTAATGTACTCAATTATGTTTCCTCAATGGTTCTAAccattgttttgtcctagcagAACTAGCGTGTAAATTAAGTTATGATGACTTCGGTGATGTAACCACTGAAGACATGGCTTTGGAGGTAAGGAGGCTAGTTTTGATATGCATAGGATTATCTGAAAAATGAAGCAAACTAATTTAAGGAGACAAGCCCTTGGATTTTTTGCTCTCTGTGAATTCAGGTTCTCAAGGAGATAGAAAAATTGACTAGagtaaagaagatgatggaagCAGCAGCAAGACCTTTTTAACGTTCGAGATGGTATAGGGCGGCATTTTCATCACTTGGAAACACTTCTCCAACCCTTAATTTGCGGATTGCAGGCTGAGGTTTTGTGCATGCCTTGTGTAGGCTGCACAGTGGATTAGAATTTGGTGTACTGATACATTGATACATTGATACATTGGTGTACGTAAAACAGCTTTTCTCGTCTTTTCTGAAACTGGAAggaaaaaacaattgaattagCAGAGAACGAGACAGGACAAGTGGGATGAGGTACTGAATAATTGAGTAGACTTAGTTTACATGTGTCAACGTGAATTGGTTGCCACGTTAAGCTTGGAGCAGAAgcttttatataatatttgattGTAAATTGCCCTCCATGCGAAATGATTGTTGCCATTGAATTTGAATGCTCTTTATTTATTACTTTGTCAAATTGATAATATCTCCGAACACGATGATGATAAAGTACACCTTTCTTTCGaagccaaataaaaaaaaaattaagaaaaaaaaaaaagagagaaaaatgatATTAATGGTGTACCGTGTATCTACTCTATTGGACCCATTCAAtggtatttttttccttcccatTTGGTGTATTCTTTTTGACTTACTTGAATGATAAAGGGAACTTAATGGGATGGGCCTTCACATTGAAGATAAGGCAAACATGCTATGCTATGGCTTTGTAGGCCGCTTTTAACTGTGGATTTATGGGTAATTATCTCAAGCAAATCAATTGAATA
It encodes:
- the LOC18783176 gene encoding uncharacterized protein At2g33490 isoform X1; protein product: MKSSLGMLRRFELHRNDAKDKRDVQPLAQVDELAQAAQDMQDMRNCYDGLLSAAAATANSAYEFSESLREMGACLLEKTALHDDEESGKVFLMLGKVQFELQKLVDSYRSHIFLTITNPSESLLNELRTVEEMKRQCDEKRDVYEYMVAQQKEKGRSKRGKGEHFSLQQLQVAHDEYDEEATLCVFRLKSLKQGQARSLLTQATRHHAAQLNFFRKGLKSLEAVEPHVRFITEEQHIEYQFSGLEDDGGDDGEDNGEDNGENSNDSNEDGELSFNYRSSKQGIDITSASRNSMEVDEVGLLSPQASRVEHADINLDKNQWDLRVSSREPRIGSHSAPIFAEKKFDPAEKARQLQASTTRKSNTYVLPTPIDAKGLISSRTSSTVPVTRPSGRTHNLWHSSPLEEKDSGDDNLSGQTFLKAQLVQKESNSNNTSTQLPPPLEGLTLPQLDTFNASDTKKIKRHAFSGPITSKSSTTKPVLYASGPIASSELPQLVSGMLSRLPNPQPSSPKVSPSASPPLVSSPKISELHELPRPPGSFGVKPTKSSGFVGHSAPLVLRNQELNVPNKIPSVTSNMASPLPTPPPLVVPRSFSIPSSNQRAMALHVARHLESPQVPGKAEEGASPPLTPISLSNLKQVSTVSEVASHSSPIRVDAGGS
- the LOC18783176 gene encoding uncharacterized protein At2g33490 isoform X2, translating into MKSSLGMLRRFELHRNDAKDKRDVQPLAQVDELAQAAQDMQDMRNCYDGLLSAAAATANSAYEFSESLREMGACLLEKTALHDDEESGKVFLMLGKVQFELQKLVDSYRSHIFLTITNPSESLLNELRTVEEMKRQCDEKRDVYEYMVAQQKEKGRSKRGKGEHFSLQQLQVAHDEYDEEATLCVFRLKSLKQGQARSLLTQATRHHAAQLNFFRKGLKSLEAVEPHVRFITEEQHIEYQFSGLEDDGGDDGEDNGEDNGENSNDSNEDGELSFNYRSSKQGIDITSASRNSMEVDEVGLLSPQASRVEHADINLDKNQWDLRVSSREPRIGSHSAPIFAEKKFDPAEKARQLQASTTRKSNTYVLPTPIDAKGLISSRTSSTVPVTRPSGRTHNLWHSSPLEEKDSGDDNLSGQTFLKAQLVQKESNSNNTSTQLPPPLEGLTLPQLDTFNASDTKKIKRHAFSGPITSKSSTTKPVLYASGPIASSELPQLVSGMLSRLPNPQPSSPKVSPSASPPLVSSPKISELHELPRPPGSFGVKPTKSSGFVGHSAPLVLRNQELNVPNKIPSVTSNMASPLPTPPPLVVPRSFSIPSSNQRAMALHVARHLESPQVPGKAEEGASPPLTPISLSNLKQVSTVSEVASHSSPIRGGS
- the LOC18783639 gene encoding probable inactive shikimate kinase like 1, chloroplastic isoform X2, with amino-acid sequence MEITRTLLHSSCSKLPFQNPFLHFQSQVVASSFSSRREITKTSSIPIISRTHFRKPVAASCSASDGSNSTTKVSVADPSVALKKKAMDISPELKGTSIFLVGMKSSIKTSLGKLLANVLRYYYFDSDSLVEEAAGGESAAKSLRETDKNGFHESETEVLKQLSSMGRLVVCAGDGAVQSSANLALLRYGISIWIDIPVDLVARGVIEDQSQLPAFNLSASASYPEVLTHLSTSNEEVRGGYETADATISVEKLACKLSYDDFGDVTTEDMALEVLKEIEKLTRVKKMMEAAARPF
- the LOC18783639 gene encoding probable inactive shikimate kinase like 1, chloroplastic isoform X1 is translated as MEITRTLLHSSCSKLPFQNPFLHFQSQVVASSFSSRREITKTSSIPIISRTHFRKPVAASCSASDGSNSSSATKVSVADPSVALKKKAMDISPELKGTSIFLVGMKSSIKTSLGKLLANVLRYYYFDSDSLVEEAAGGESAAKSLRETDKNGFHESETEVLKQLSSMGRLVVCAGDGAVQSSANLALLRYGISIWIDIPVDLVARGVIEDQSQLPAFNLSASASYPEVLTHLSTSNEEVRGGYETADATISVEKLACKLSYDDFGDVTTEDMALEVLKEIEKLTRVKKMMEAAARPF